In the genome of Thunnus maccoyii chromosome 15, fThuMac1.1, whole genome shotgun sequence, one region contains:
- the mgat1b gene encoding alpha-1,3-mannosyl-glycoprotein 2-beta-N-acetylglucosaminyltransferase b, with product MVRKKGSLILCGAFLFVAWNALLLLYLWGRPPIGRLGEGGGAEPGGKEEWGVGRGKGSPVNLAGEVIRLAEEVEIQLETQKKLLKQIESHRAVWARQKDVGKRETEDTKEVKVEAVHQPPKPPLPLKDNVHDRDQTEEKHTEQKPVPTVAPNIKLEQHQVNEIKKEIVDNNKLVTSVANPEVVIPILVIACDRVTVKRSLDKLIQYRPSPELYPIIVSQDCGHAETARVIDSYGHQVTHISQPDLSDIRVRPEHRKFQGYYKIARHYRWALNQVFNTFSQSTVVIVEDDLEVAPDFFEYFRALYPILRSDPTLWCVSAWNDNGRDALVDPSKAELLYRTDFFPGLGWMLLKEMWDELEPKWPSAFWDDWMRQPEQRKDRSCIRPEISRTITFGRKGVSLGQFFDQYLRYIKLNTEFVPFTKQDLSYLLKEKYDERFIKEVYSAPLVKIEDLQQGGSLRGAGPYRVQYSSRDSFKVFARNLGVMDDLKSGVPRTGYRGVVSFLYRGRRVFLAPPEGSIKYDISWS from the exons ATGGTTCGAAAGAAAGGTTCTCTTATACTATGCGGTGCTTTCCTGTTTGTCGCCTGGAATGCTTTGCTTCTACTTTATCTTTGGGGTCGGCCTCCAATAGGCCGCCTTGGGGAAGGCGGTGGAGCTGAAccaggaggaaaggaggagtgGGGCGTGGGCAGAGGGAAAGGGAGCCCGGTCAACCTGGCTGGGGAGGTGATCCGGCTGGCAGAGGAGGTTGAAATTCAGCTTGAGACCCAGAAAAAGCTGCTGAAGCAGATTGAAAGTCACAGGGCAGTGTGGGCTCGGCAGAAAGATGTTgggaaaagagaaacagaagataCAAAAGAAGTCAAAGTAGAGGCTGTCCACCAGCCACCGAAGCCTCCACTTCCTCTAAAAGACAATGTGCATGACAGGGAccaaactgaagaaaaacatacagaacaaaAGCCTGTTCCTACAGTAGCTCCCAACATTAAATTAGAACAGCACCAGGTCAATGAAATAAAGAAGGAAATTGTTGACAACAATAAATTGGTGACTTCTGTTGCAAACCCAGAAGTCGTCATTCCTATTCTAGTTATTGCCTGTGACAGAGTGACGGTAAAACGGAGCCTTGACAAACTTATACAGTACCGTCCTTCTCCGGAACTCTATCCAATCATAGTCAGCCAGGACTGTGGGCACGCTGAGACAGCTCGTGTGATTGACTCCTATGGCCATCAAGTGACACACATAAGCCAACCAGACTTGTCGGACATCAGAGTCCGGCCAGAGCACAGGAAATTCCAGGGCTACTACAAAATTGCCCGACATTACCGCTGGGCACTCAACCAAGTGTTCAACACGTTCTCCCAGTCCACTGTGGTCATAGTGGAGGATGACCTGGAG GTGGCACCAGACTTTTTTGAGTATTTTCGAGCCCTGTACCCAATCCTGCGCTCTGACCCAACCTTGTGGTGTGTTTCGGCCTGGAACGATAACGGCAGAGATGCCTTGGTGGATCCATCCAAAGCTGAACTGCTCTACAGGACAGACTTCTTCCCTGGTCTGGGCTGGATGCTGCTGAAGGAGAtgtgggatgaactggaacccAAATGGCCCTCTGCGTTCTGGGACGACTGGATGCGTCAACCAGAACAGCGCAAGGACCGCTCCTGCATCCGGCCTGAAATCTCCCGGACTATTACCTTTGGCCGAAAAGGCGTCAGTTTAGGTCAATTCTTTGACCAGTATCTTCGCTATATTAAGCTAAACACTGAATTTGTGCCTTTTACCAAACAGGATTTATCTTATCTGCTAAAAGAGAAGTATGATGAAAGGTTTATCAAAGAGGTTTACAGCGCCCCACTGGTGAAGATTGAGGACCTACAACAGGGGGGGAGTTTAAGAGGAGCCGGTCCGTACCGGGTGCAGTACTCCAGCCGGGACAGTTTTAAAGTCTTTGCTCGAAATCTTGGGGTGATGGATGACTTGAAATCTGGAGTCCCTCGTACAGGTTACAGGGGAGTAGTCAGTTTCTTGTACCGGGGTCGAAGAGTGTTCTTGGCTCCACCAGAGGGCTCAATCAAGTACGACATCAGCTGGAGCTGA